A single Acropora palmata chromosome 5, jaAcrPala1.3, whole genome shotgun sequence DNA region contains:
- the LOC141881552 gene encoding vesicular inhibitory amino acid transporter-like: MESGAVFSSGKFSETDGEAISLHKPTLQRVDEDSPLLYVPDDDCVSSLKKASLAESVRKLSGATLTVSVLERPSEDRRASAWLAGWNVTNLIQGTGILGVPYAVMMGGWAAVAIIAIVACICCYTGKLLVECLYVQSKRTGQTKRAYVNYPEVGEAAWPGWGNKIVSVVQVCEMCGGVVMYIVLLATVFNDILGGMTNLDIYQWAVVCAYIALPGIFITRVSIIAWISMLSVFALLSGIATIIIYCITEYRYMAISNIPPFDLQKFPIGFGVIVFSYCAHAVFPGVEGSMRKPSQFPMMMNSAFTLAAVVKVLLGLLAVLRFGQHTNQVITVNMASPVFNTVATILVVTNVFLAFPLCMFVVLETWDNKLLPHFPHLGKDSKCHWFWLLLTRTMLLTFALFLAVIVPHFGLLMGFVGGFTGTCLSFVFPCVFHLTLHWSKTPWYSVLIKILVITFGVVCGACGLFFSGRELAKAFSFQSQ; encoded by the coding sequence ATGGAAAGTGGTGCAGTTTTTTCCTCCGGTAAGTTCTCAGAGACCGATGGCGAAGCGATCTCGTTGCACAAACCGACGTTGCAGAGGGTGGATGAGGATTCACCCCTGTTGTATGTCCCTGATGACGACTGCGTGTCGTCCTTGAAGAAAGCAAGTTTAGCAGAGAGCGTGCGGAAACTCAGCGGCGCGACGTTGACTGTTTCCGTCTTGGAACGACCATCGGAGGACCGCCGCGCGTCAGCGTGGCTCGCCGGTTGGAATGTCACCAATCTCATTCAAGGAACCGGAATTCTCGGCGTTCCTTACGCGGTCATGATGGGCGGCTGGGCTGCTGTAGCTATTATTGCGATCGTAGCTTGTATCTGCTGCTACACTGGCAAGCTGTTGGTGGAATGTCTGTACGTGCAATCCAAACGCACCGGGCAAACCAAACGCGCTTATGTCAACTACCCTGAAGTCGGAGAAGCAGCGTGGCCCGGTTGGGGGAACAAGATTGTAAGCGTCGTTCAAGTGTGTGAAATGTGCGGAGGCGTGGTCATGTACATTGTCCTCCTGGCTACAGTGTTCAACGATATTCTGGGCGGAATGACCAATCTTGATATCTACCAGTGGGCAGTTGTGTGCGCGTATATTGCGTTACCCGGTATCTTCATCACGCGAGTGTCGATAATCGCCTGGATCAGTATGCTCTCTGTTTTCGCATTGCTGTCTGGCATTGCCACAATCATCATTTACTGCATCACTGAATACCGTTACATGGCCATCTCCAATATTCCTCCTTTTGACCTTCAGAAGTTCCCCATTGGATTTGGCGTTATTGTATTCAGCTACTGTGCCCATGCCGTGTTTCCAGGCGTCGAGGGTAGCATGCGTAAACCAAGTCAATTTCCCATGATGATGAACTCAGCTTTCACGCTCGCCGCCGTTGTCAAGGTTTTACTTGGTTTGTTAGCTGTGCTCAGATTCGGCCAGCACACCAATCAGGTCATAACAGTCAACATGGCTAGTCCAGTCTTCAACACTGTTGCTACAATATTGGTTGTTACCAATGTCTTCCTGGCCTTTCCTCTTTGCATGTTTGTTGTCTTGGAAACATGGGACAACAAGTTATTGCCTCACTTTCCACACCTGGGCAAAGATAGCAAATGTCATTGGTTCTGGTTGCTGTTGACAAGAACTATGCTTCTCACCTTTGCATTGTTCCTGGCTGTTATAGTACCACATTTTGGTTTGCTGATGGGTTTTGTCGGTGGTTTCACAGGAACTTGCCTGTCATTTGTGTTCCCTTGTGTGTTTCACCTCACTCTCCATTGGAGTAAAACTCCATGGTACAGTGTCTTGATAAAAATTCTTGTCATCACATTTGGTGTGGTTTGTGGTGCTTGTGGTTTGTTCTTCTCAGGAAGGGAGCTTGCAAAGGCATTTTCATTTCAGAGTCAATAG
- the LOC141881903 gene encoding vesicular inhibitory amino acid transporter-like isoform X2, translated as MSESNSSPSQDTRRLGEEEIALEPSMSKPTIVPLAEKAPLLRRESDAGKTSLRLSLSWVNLSGSLRKLRSATTTVSLIERQSDDRSTNAFLAGWNVTSLIQGTGILGIPYAVKLGGWAAIASILVCGFLCCYTGKLLIDCLYIESKSIGQRRRVRVNFPEIGKAVWPGWGHRIVTVVQEYSSLVSRLSPG; from the exons ATGTCCGAGAGCAATTCTTCCCCTTCGCAAGACACACGTCGTCTTGGTGAAGAAGAAATCGCTTTGGAACCATCGATGTCAAAACCAACTATAGTTCCTTTGGCGGAGAAGGCACCCTTGCTTAGGCGAGAATCCGACGCGGGAAAAACTAGTCTCCGCCTTAGCCTCTCGTGGGTGAATTTATCGGGAAGTCTGCGCAAATTACGATCAGCAACAACGACCGTTTCGTTGATAGAAAGACAGTCTGACGATAGAAGCACCAACGCGTTTCTTGCGGGGTGGAATGTTACTAGTCTTATTCAAGGAACGGGGATATTGGGAATTCCGTACGCTGTAAAACTTGGTGGATGGGCAGCCATTGCTTCCATTCTCGTCTGTGGCTTTCTTTGCTGTTACACCGGAAAACTGCTGATTGATTGTCTCTATATAGAGTCGAAGAGCATAGGGCAGCGAAGAAGGGTTCGAGTCAATTTTCCCGAGATTGGCAAGGCAGTATGGCCGGGATGGGGTCATAGGATCGTTACCGTTGTTCAG GAGTATTCATCGCTCGTGTCTCGTTTATCGCCTGGTTAA
- the LOC141881551 gene encoding vesicular inhibitory amino acid transporter-like produces MAHDGSIENDFQNTASYKSLSPTRGSCNETARDGSHELNILDRTNSTRSTETSLLIPNYSDDSVSAWTTKFTRFQSVSFSRLSVSRLAESLVEKESFDRQAPAVLAGWNVTNLIQGMGILGVPYAVREGGLLAVLSIFIVAMLCDLSGILLVDCLYEISPRSKLRKRVRESYIEVGNAVWPRVGGKVVSVVQTIEMYSAAVLYLILLTAMFSQITAKYIPLGMNEWAVVCSLAVLPTLFIRRLSLVAWMSMIAVFSLTSALMVIISYCIVLHDKWTWDNIPAFNINTFPVGFGIVTFSFCAHALFPGIEGSMKEPKHFNNMMHVSFFISAVIKALFGIFAVLTFGHLTHQVFTVNLEGNLGFNAAATALVAVNILFSFPLPLFVVVETFDNIVGPHFPCIGPGTRYHWFWLLLTRTSMVTLALFIGLVVPHFGLLMGFVGSFTGTCLSFVFPCIAHLKLRWNSLRWYYIIGEILLIIFGVFAGVLGLIYSGKALVDSFHAL; encoded by the coding sequence ATGGCACATGATGGAAGCATTGAGAACGACTTTCAAAATACCGCCTCTTACAAGTCTTTGTCCCCAACGAGAGGTAGTTGCAATGAAACAGCGAGAGATGGAAGTCACGAGTTGAACATCTTGGACAGGACAAATTCAACGCGATCAACGGAAACGTCGCTGTTAATTCCCAATTACTCGGACGATTCGGTATCAGCTTGGACTACAAAGTTTACACGTTTTCAATCCGTCTCATTTTCTCGTCTCAGTGTGTCCCGTCTCGCCGAGTCCCTTGTCGAGAAGGAGAGTTTTGATAGACAAGCGCCGGCTGTCTTGGCTGGTTGGAACGTTACTAACCTCATACAAGGAATGGGTATCCTCGGTGTTCCCTATGCAGTAAGGGAGGGAGGGTTGCTGGCTGTGCTCAGCATCTTCATAGTGGCAATGTTGTGTGACCTCAGTGGCATATTGCTGGTCGATTGCCTATACGAGATCTCACCTCGCAGCAAGTTGAGGAAACGAGTGCGTGAGTCGTACATTGAAGTTGGTAATGCAGTCTGGCCAAGAGTGGGTGGAAAGGTAGTCAGCGTTGTGCAGACAATTGAAATGTACTCAGCTGCCGTGCTGTATCTGATCCTACTTACTGCGATGTTTTCTCAGATCACAGCCAAGTATATACCCCTTGGTATGAATGAATGGGCGGTGGTTTGTTCACTGGCTGTTCTTCCCACCCTCTTCATAAGGAGACTTTCTCTTGTCGCATGGATGAGCATGATCGctgtgttttcactcacgtctgCACTCATGGTCATTATTTCATATTGCATTGTTCTCCATGACAAATGGACCTGGGACAACATTCCGGCTTTCAACATCAACACATTTCCTGTTGGGTTTGGTATAGTCACATTCAGTTTCTGCGCTCATGCCCTTTTTCCAGGAATTGAAGGAAGCATGAAAGAGCCGAAGCATTTCAACAACATGATGCATGTCTCATTCTTCATCTCTGCTGTCATCAAGGCGCTGTTTGGTATTTTTGCTGTGCTCACGTTCGGACATCTCACGCACCAAGTTTTCACAGTAAATTTAGAAGGAAACTTAGGATTTAACGCGGCAGCAACAGCATTAGTAGCAGTGAATATCCTCTTCTCTTTTCCACTCCCCCTATTTGTGGTAGTGGAAACATTTGACAATATCGTAGGCCCTCATTTTCCTTGTATAGGACCAGGAACAAGATACCACTGGTTCTGGCTGTTACTCACAAGAACATCAATGGTGACCCTAGCTTTGTTCATTGGTCTCGTTGTTCCACATTTTGGTTTGCTGATGGGATTTGTGGGAAGTTTTACTGGTACATGTTTGTCATTTGTATTTCCTTGCATAGCACATCTCAAGTTGCGTTGGAATTCTCTCCGCTGGTACTATATCATTGGTGAGATTCTCCTCATTATCTTCGGAGTATTTGCTGGTGTACTTGGCCTAATTTATTCTGGGAAAGCTCTTGTGGATTCCTTTCATGCATTGTAG
- the LOC141881903 gene encoding vesicular inhibitory amino acid transporter-like isoform X1: MSESNSSPSQDTRRLGEEEIALEPSMSKPTIVPLAEKAPLLRRESDAGKTSLRLSLSWVNLSGSLRKLRSATTTVSLIERQSDDRSTNAFLAGWNVTSLIQGTGILGIPYAVKLGGWAAIASILVCGFLCCYTGKLLIDCLYIESKSIGQRRRVRVNFPEIGKAVWPGWGHRIVTVVQVCEMSGAAVTYVILMASIFFDFLRHATALDIYDWTVIVGCLVFPGVFIARVSFIAWLSMLSVFSLFSAILTTIIYCITQYEQMTIDNMPSFHLSSFLVGFGIIMFSFTAHTVLPGVEASMRKPKQYPAMLNVAFANSTITKIALGMLGVLRFGPELKQAVTINLKNNAVFYILANAFVVANVILAFPLVLFDVFETWDNKILPYFPHLAQGSTCHWFWILLTRPLILTFGVFLAIAVPHFGLVMGLLGCLTGTTLCFVFPCVFHLKLKRDKLAWYQVAFRIAIAVFGIACGVLGASFSALMLVTAGK; the protein is encoded by the coding sequence ATGTCCGAGAGCAATTCTTCCCCTTCGCAAGACACACGTCGTCTTGGTGAAGAAGAAATCGCTTTGGAACCATCGATGTCAAAACCAACTATAGTTCCTTTGGCGGAGAAGGCACCCTTGCTTAGGCGAGAATCCGACGCGGGAAAAACTAGTCTCCGCCTTAGCCTCTCGTGGGTGAATTTATCGGGAAGTCTGCGCAAATTACGATCAGCAACAACGACCGTTTCGTTGATAGAAAGACAGTCTGACGATAGAAGCACCAACGCGTTTCTTGCGGGGTGGAATGTTACTAGTCTTATTCAAGGAACGGGGATATTGGGAATTCCGTACGCTGTAAAACTTGGTGGATGGGCAGCCATTGCTTCCATTCTCGTCTGTGGCTTTCTTTGCTGTTACACCGGAAAACTGCTGATTGATTGTCTCTATATAGAGTCGAAGAGCATAGGGCAGCGAAGAAGGGTTCGAGTCAATTTTCCCGAGATTGGCAAGGCAGTATGGCCGGGATGGGGTCATAGGATCGTTACCGTTGTTCAGGTTTGTGAGATGTCCGGGGCAGCTGTGACTTATGTTATATTAATGGCGTCCAtattttttgattttcttcgACACGCGACAGCTTTGGATATTTATGATTGGACAGTAATAGTGGGATGTCTTGTATTTCCAGGAGTATTCATCGCTCGTGTCTCGTTTATCGCCTGGTTAAGCATGTTGTCCGTGTTCTCGCTGTTTTCCGCTATCCTGACGACAATAATCTATTGCATCACGCAATACGAACAAATGACCATCGACAACATGCCAAGTTTCCATTTGAGCTCGTTTCTAGTTGGCTTTGGTATCATAATGTTCAGTTTCACGGCGCACACTGTGTTGCCAGGAGTAGAAGCCAGCATGCGGAAGCCCAAACAATACCCCGCAATGCTGAATGTTGCCTTTGCAAACTCGACCATCACTAAAATCGCTCTTGGCATGTTAGGGGTACTGCGATTTGGGCCGGAACTTAAACAAGCGGTTACTATTAACCTGAAAAACAATGCAGTATTTTATATCTTAGCAAACGCTTTTGTCGTGGCAAATGTGATACTCGCCTTTCCATTGgttttgtttgatgttttcGAGACATGGGACAACAAAATACTTCCTTATTTTCCGCACCTAGCACAAGGATCTACTTGTCACTGGTTCTGGATTCTTCTAACCCGACCTCTGATCTTGACGTTTGGTGTGTTTCTTGCCATCGCTGTTCCTCATTTCGGCCTTGTCATGGGCTTGTTAGGCTGCTTGACTGGTACCACCTTGTGCTTTGTCTTTCCTTGCGTTTTTCATCTGAAGCTAAAACGGGATAAACTAGCTTGGTACCAGGTCGCTTTTAGAATAGCAATCGCAGTATTCGGGATCGCCTGCGGTGTCCTTGGAGCTTCATTTTCTGCTCTTATGTTGGTCACGGCAGGCAAATAA
- the LOC141881550 gene encoding vesicular inhibitory amino acid transporter-like, with the protein MESKDLDKKTTIEMDKESLEIGALSIALPVSGTVIKEPELVTIIEDMPLTKEQIEEEQDALEEVKDDFEIDESTPLLYSSIETGHEKSDSSFFTYNSKSFTTTFTTSQASLFIPSFQFSLYSSAVCVSGSGDSMKDRGGSSKSKSLSSSIFQKLSQDGQASIILALWNMINMTFSSTGAVAMPYAILLGGFEALLLILAVGIFDAITSILLIDCLYEVCPKTRLRKRVRASYAEIGAEVWGPSGGHLVDIMTVGLSYSSCVLFVMALGGSMKDLFSDLVVLSLQEWCLFCTIALLLVVFIKKLSVLAWLSMLAVLAVLMITLIALGVSLVNLQSWKLSNVPPFDPNSFPISLGIILFSYCGHTVFPGIEGSMKQPKKYKKVSNWAFFSATTLKFLIGLFCILTFGHDTQPIIILNLSSSHASILSKIATALVVINVYFSYPLNFFVVTGILDLVLLPKFPTCYKNKHHNFFWVLITRVTLVFSTLGIALAVPHFGLLMGIFGSVFGVCLTLVFPCLFHLQLKWKKLRWYQKAFEIFMALFGIISGILGLSYSSIALKNSLK; encoded by the coding sequence ATGGAAAGCAAAGATCTGGACAAGAAGACGACAATCGAGATGGACAAAGAAAGCTTGGAAATAGGCGCGTTGTCGATCGCCTTGCCGGTAAGTGGTACAGTTATCAAAGAGCCCGAGCTTGTGACAATCATCGAAGACATGCCCCTCACGAAAGAACAAATCGAAGAAGAACAAGATGCGCTCGAGGAGGTGAAAGACGACTTCGAAATTGATGAAAGCACGCCGTTATTGTACAGTTCGATCGAGACGGGCCACGAGAAGAGTGACTCTAGTTTCTTTACTTACAACAGCAAAAGTTTCACGACCACTTTTACAACAAGCCAAGCTTCGCTGTTCATTCCATCGTTTCAGTTCTCGTTGTATTCTAGTGCTGTTTGTGTGAGCGGATCGGGTGATTCGATGAAAGACCGCGGAGGAAGCAGCAAGTCGAAAAGTTTGTCATCGTCAATATTCCAGAAACTTTCTCAAGATGGTCAAGCGTCGATCATACTCGCTCTTTGGAATATGATCAACATGACATTCTCAAGCACCGGTGCGGTAGCCATGCCGTATGCGATCTTACTTGGAGGATTTGAGGCTTTACTTCTCATCCTTGCTGTCGGTATTTTCGACGCAATCACTTCTATTCTTTTGATCGACTGCCTCTACGAGGTCTGCCCGAAGACCCGACTGCGTAAACGAGTCAGAGCGAGTTATGCCGAAATCGGAGCTGAAGTGTGGGGGCCCAGTGGAGGACACCTGGTTGACATCATGACGGTCGGTTTGAGTTACAGTTCATGTGTTCTTTTTGTGATGGCCTTGGGAGGTAGCATGAAAGATCTTTTCAGTGACCTTGTTGTACTGTCCCTCCAAGAATGGTGTTTATTTTGTACCATTGCATTACTGCTTGTTGTTTTTATCAAGAAACTCTCAGTTTTGGCTTGGTTAAGTATGCTAGCAGTGCTGGCTGTTTTAATGATTACTCTAATAGCATTGGGCGTCTCATTAGTAAATTTGCAGTCATGGAAACTAAGCAATGTGCCCCCTTTTGATCCTAACTCATTCCCAATTAGTTTAggtataattttattttcctattGTGGACACACAGTGTTTCCTGGGATTGAGGGGTCAATGAAACAAcccaaaaaatacaaaaaggtGTCCAACTGGGCATTTTTTTCAGCAACGACTCTAAAATTTTTGATCGGGCTGTTTTGTATCCTCACTTTTGGGCATGACACTCAGCCAATAATCATCTTAAATCTTAGCTCATCGCATGCATCCATATTAAGTAAAATTGCCACAGCACTGGTGGTCATAAATGTCTACTTCTCGTACccactgaatttttttgttgtcactGGAATTCTAGACTTGGTGCTATTACCCAAGTTTCCAACGTGTTACAAGAATAAACATCACAACTTTTTCTGGGTTCTTATTACAAGGGTAACTCTTGTATTTTCAACCTTGGGAATTGCCCTGGCTGTGCCTCACTTTGGCctcctcatgggaatttttgGTAGCGTTTTTGGAGTTTGCTTAACTTTAGTTTTCCCATGCCTCTTCCATTTGCAGCTCAAATGGAAGAAATTAAGATGGTAtcagaaagcttttgagatttTTATGGCCTTATTTGGGATTATTTCTGGCATTCTTGGATTAAGTTACTCTTCCATTGCCCTAAAGAACTCATTAAAATAG